One Rosa chinensis cultivar Old Blush chromosome 3, RchiOBHm-V2, whole genome shotgun sequence DNA window includes the following coding sequences:
- the LOC112192563 gene encoding uncharacterized protein LOC112192563, translated as MIPACFSQPNTISSSSQVPQNLITCIYQTQLCNSPTYLTLTWSKALFSHSLTIHAPDSFSITISLNPTTFSFFRTKPGSKSIHLTHHHYQRIKLYWDFTQANFAHNSAEPDSGFYIAISCNAKVQFFLGDLLDELTRRSGLVGTHQLEQPTLLSRREHVFGHRNYISRAQFLGSKHEIGIECSEGTLKVKVDGETSLIVKRLAWKFRGNERIFVGGVEFEFYWDVFNWVNNRTGTTNGTGHGVFVFQVGDGGVWPEMVGTEKRLMRKSLSMSAASASMPSMVSLSPSPSCSSVLQWAEESSDGGRSSCSSSTRSCGSNGGFSLLLYAWRKD; from the coding sequence ATGATCCCAGCATGTTTCAGCCAACCCAACACAATCTCAAGCAGCTCTCAAGTGCCTCAAAACCTCATAACCTGCATATACCAAACTCAGCTTTGCAACTCGCCCACATATCTCACTCTCACTTGGTCCAAAGCCCTCTTCTCTCACTCCCTAACAATACATGCTCCAGACTCTTTTTCCATCACCATCTCTCTCAACCCAACAACCTTCTCATTTTTCCGAACTAAACCAGGTTCCAAGTCCATCCATCTAACCCACCACCATTACCAGAGAATCAAACTGTACTGGGACTTCACTCAGGCTAACTTTGCTCACAACTCGGCTGAGCCCGATTCTGGCTTCTATATTGCCATTTCTTGCAATGCCAAAGTTCAGTTCTTTCTAGGGGATCTTTTGGATGAGTTGACTCGACGATCAGGGTTGGTTGGAACTCACCAACTTGAACAACCGACCCTACTGTCAAGGCGAGAGCATGTGTTTGGGCATAGGAATTACATATCTCGAGCTCAGTTCTTGGGGTCTAAGCATGAAATTGGCATAGAGTGCAGTGAAGGTACTCTTAAAGTAAAGGTTGATGGAGAAACTAGCCTAATTGTGAAAAGGTTGGCTTGGAAGTTCAGAGGCAATGAGAGAATTTTCGTTGGTGGAGTCGAATTTGAATTCTATTGGGATGTGTTCAACTGGGTTAATAATCGTACAGGTACTACTAATGGCACTGGACATGGTGTATTTGTTTTCCAAGTTGGTGATGGTGGGGTGTGGCCAGAAATGGTAGGTACTGAGAAGAGGTTGATGAGGAAGAGCTTGTCCATGTCGGCTGCTTCAGCATCAATGCCTTCGATGGTCTCATTATCGCCATCCCCATCATGCTCAAGTGTGTTGCAATGGGCTGAGGAAAGCAGTGATGGTGGGAGGAGTTCATGTTCTTCATCCACTAGGTCCTGTGGTAGTAATGGAGGGTTTTCTTTGTTGCTCTATGCTTGGAGGAAGGATTGA
- the LOC112194639 gene encoding uncharacterized protein LOC112194639, which yields MKITSVVVHALNDSTVAGFVDDTTPFEQCSKECFDELDLNADGVLSKEELRSGFGKLLPGIGYVSQPKEELNGLHDEIFERFDADQNGVVDRGEFKELLREIMLGVARGIGGSPVLVALEHGSLLMRAAQHEQNRG from the coding sequence ATGAAGATCACCAGCGTTGTTGTGCATGCCCTAAACGACTCCACGGTGGCCGGATTCGTGGACGACACGACGCCTTTCGAGCAATGCAGCAAGGAATGCTTCGACGAGCTCGACCTTAACGCCGACGGCGTGTTGTCGAAGGAGGAGCTTCGTTCGGGTTTTGGTAAGCTGCTGCCGGGCATAGGGTACGTGTCACAGCCCAAAGAGGAGTTGAACGGTTTGCATGATGAAATATTTGAGAGGTTCGATGCGGATCAAAACGGCGTCGTTGACCGGGGTGAGTTTAAAGAGCTGTTGAGGGAGATCATGCTCGGGGTGGCGCGTGGGATTGGGGGGTCGCCGGTGCTGGTGGCGCTTGAGCATGGGAGTCTGCTTATGAGGGCAGCTCAACACGAACAGAATAGGGGATAG